Part of the Osmerus eperlanus chromosome 22, fOsmEpe2.1, whole genome shotgun sequence genome, GGAAGGAGGCGGAGGGCCTGAGGGAGACATCCGAGAGGGtgaaggccctggagagggacaACAGGGAGCTGGCCAAGCAGACAGCCATCGACCACCGGACCCTGGCCACGCTCAGAGAGGTCAGGGTAGTTTGCTTGAATGAGAGGCCTGGCTATGCTGTGTCACGTCAGGGGTGTCTTGACGAGATGTGAGGGTCGGAGATATAACATTGGGATGAAAATTGTTGTCTTTTGTTTCTTCTCTGAGATTTGTGCATCGTTAAAGTCAGCTACAGTAACATTTCCTGATGACTCATTGCGCTGAAAGAACAAAGTGGATAAacatgaataaaacattttCCTTCTGAAAAGTTACCTCAGATGCTCCAACTGATTgttagggttgtgtgtgtgtgtgtgtgtgtgtgtgtgtgtgtgcgtgtgcgtgtgcgtgtgcgtgtgcgcacgggcatgtgtgtgtgtgtgtgtgtgtgtgtgtgtgtgtgtgtgtgtgtgtgtgtgtgtgtgtgtgtgtgttgtaggagTTGGTGAGTGAGAAGCTGAAgagccagcagagagagaatgagctgGAGAGGCTGGCCCACCAGCTGGAGCTGAAGGTGTTCAACCTGGACTCTCCAGCCAGCGATGAGGAGACCCCAGAGAGCAGGTAGAGATACAGGCTGCACAGACAGACTCCCTCCAACTGGTACATAGCTTTACAACTATGGCTGTGAGATGTGGACACTGAATAATATAACAGAAAAATATTGATATGTTATAATATTTTGAAACATTCTCCATATATACTTCTGAGCTATTAAGCTAAACAAATTCTTCAGTAAATGTTACAGGATTCTTGAATCTGCCAATACAATTGTGCTCTTCCACCCCCCAGTAGGTTCAAGATGCTGGAATCGGAGCTGGAGTCTTCCCTGAAGAGGTCCCTGCAGATCAAGGAagacaagatggccgccctTGAGGCTCGTCTGCAGGAGTCCTCCACCCTCAACCAGCAGCTCCGCCAGGAACTCAAGACTGTGAGGGCTTTTCAGTCTCAACCTCCAGAAATGTTTTAAAGAGGCTCTTAACATTAAAGAAGTGAAGATGTCTGTCCCTCCCCcaagaaaaaaagaacaatgAAACAttgtctgacctttgacccctctctgtctctcttccaaaGGTGAGGTTGAACTACGAGGCACTGCAGCAGAGAAACGAGGAGGAGCGGGCGGACGCTGGCTCCGCCCCCCAGAGGGAGAGTGGCAGGGCTGCCAGCGAATGGCAGCGGGAGAGCCAGGAGGCCACCAGGGAGCTGCTGCGGGTGAAGGACCGCCTCATCGAGGTGGAGAGGAACGTGAGTGGACGAGATTTATGATGGATCAGCTAGAAGGCCAGTCGGCAGTGTAAACACACAGTTTAGCTACGCCGGTTAACTTTTCTCGTCCTTCCATCCATTCTACTACTTTTTCATGTTCTTGTAGTGTTGGTATGATTGCCTTTTGCGTTACGCAAGACAGTGAGAGTGAACCAGAACCTGAATCAGTCTATAAACCAGTTCACAGTGAACTACAACCAGTTCATGATCCCAATGTGGGTCAACATACTGAGTAATCATATATTGATCCTGGCCCTCTCTTGTCACCCACCccacttcccttctctctctctctctctctctctctctctctctctctctctctctctctctctctctctctctctctctctctctctctctctctctctctctctctctctctgtctctctgtctctctctctctctctgtctctctgtctctctctcttaaccattcttctctctctctctctctctcttaaccattcttctctctcgctctctctctctctctctctctctctctctctctctctatctccctccctcccccctcccccagaatgCCACCCTGCAGGCGGAGCGCCAGGCTCAGCAGGCCCAGCGGACTCAGCAGGAGGCCCAGTCCGAGGGGCTGCAGGCCCAGATCCTGGCCCTGCAGAGGCAGACCGCCTCGCTGCAGGAGAACAACACGGCGCTGCAGACGCACAACGCCAACCTGCAGGTGGGGCCCTCCTCACGCACTCCCGCCACGCTCCTACCGGGACCTGCCGCATCGCAGAGCACTCTGAACAACTAAACATGACCCCCTGCtgtccccttccttcctccctccctccctccctccctcccctcccctcccctccctccgcgGCCCAGGTGGAGAAGTCCACGCTGAACTCCCAGAGCGCCTCCCTGCTGGCCCAGAACGCCCAGCTGCAGAGGCAGCAGTCGGCGGCGGAGGGCGAGCGCGAGGGCGCGGCGCGGGAGCGCGAGGAGGCGCGCGGCGTCCACGAGCAGCTGCTGCGCGACCACGAGCGCCTGGCGGCGCTGCACGAGCGGCAGGCGCAGGAGTGCGAGGCGCTGATGGGGAAGCACGGCGGGCTGAAGCACGCTCACCGCAGCCTGGAGCTGGAGCACCGCACCCTGCAGGACAGGTACGCCCTCCTGGGACACCTCACGTCAGGGGAATTAGTCCTGGGAAAAGACTAGTCCTGGAAAATGACTAGTCCTGGAAAAAGACTAGTACTGGAAAAAGACTAGTACTGGAAAAAGACTAGTCCTGAAAAATGGCTAGCCCTGAAAAATGAGTAGTCCTGGAAAAAGTCTGTGGGCCTACATTCGTGTccttgtgtgtccttgtgtgtgtgtgtgtgtgtgtgtgtgtgtgtgtgtgtgtgtgctgcaggtacAACACTCTGCTGCAGCAGAGAGCCAGGCTGGAGGGCTTGGAGAAGGCcctgagggaggagcaggagaagatggCCCTGGAGAAGGAGCAGCACAGGACCACCGCCTCCGAGTGCCGCAGGCTCCGGGACGAGAAGGACTggtgaggaggacacacacaccatatacacacacacacaccatatacacacacacacaccatatacacacacacacacacaccatatacacacacacacacacacaccatatacacacacacacacaccatatagacacacacaccatatacacacacacatacaccatatacacacacacaccatatacacacacacacacaccatatacacacacacacaccatatacacacacacacacaccatatacacacacacacacaccccatatacacacacacacacacaccatatacacacacacaccatatacacacacacaccatacacaccatacacactgtccctacacacacatgcagctcaCTCTTGACACAAGCACGTAGAccttccccacctctcatacGTAGATACTGTCTAATAATACTTCAGGCTGAACCAAACCTACCGCCAGCTGGTGAAGGACAATGAGGAGCTCCAAGCCGACCATAAGAACCTGAAGACCCTGCTGAACAGCACCAAGCTGGACCAGACCAGGCTGGAGTCGGACTTCTCCAAGCTTAAGGATCAGTACCAACAGCTGGACATCACCTCCACCAAGCTCACCAACCAGTGTGAGGTACAGATTGGCTTTGATTGGAAATTCCAAGATTTGGATACCGAATAGTTTCTTCTTCACTGTTTTTGTAGTCATTTGTAGGCCGAGTAAAATCTGTTTATGTGGATTTTCGATTGTCGTCAAATGAGCCGTGCGCTCTCGAGCTGAGTTTCCGTGTTCCGCGTGCAGCTTCTGAGACAGGTGAAGGGGAACCTCGAGGAGGAGAACCGGCATCTTCTGGACCAGATCCAGACCCTGATGCTGCAGAACCGGACCCTGCTGGAACAGACCATGGAGAGCAAAGACCTGTTCCACGTAGAACAGAGACAGTACATGTATGGAACCCTTACAAGGCATCAGTGTCACACTTCAGCACTCAAGTTCTACTTCACAGTGTTCTATATACAACAGTATGCATGTTGACATATCTAGAAGTTTGGCTGTGTGCATGTAACTATCTCATAACTATCTCTTAAGACATCTGGAAGCATAACACTTTTTAGGAGAGTGTGTTGCTTGGGGAGTTATGTTGCCCCCTCTGCACCAACAACACAGACAGTGCATCCTCATCATTCTATTTAGGGGACCCAAAATATTCTGCTACTCTCTGAGCATACCCAGTGGAGCTCCCGGGTTAGCCCAGTCGTGGATTATTGATGCTGTCTGACATAAGTGATGTGCCAGGTTTCAAAACAAAATTGACTGACCTAaaattctctcgttctctctctctccctccctccatctctctcaacaCATTGGCTTGGACCAGATGAATCTCACTCAGATAGTTATCTGCTGTTAGCAGATCAAATATGAAGCCAGCGTGTAAAACATGACAACTTTTATAGCTTCATTGTTTCTCCAAAAACCACAACTTTATTGTTTTGAGATGTTAAAGGAGCAGTCTTTCAGACACTTGAGACAGTTGAGCTAAATCAGACCGGTGGGTGTTTACTCCTGAATGTAAACACGTCCAGatcgcccctcctcctctaacctctGGCTAATGCTAGCCTGGGTGTTATTTTTACTGTGAGACAAGTACTGTGTGTATCTCTCATTTGCTTCTGTTTCCTCCTCAAAGAGACAAACTGAACGAGCTGAGGAGGCAGAAGGAGAAGCTAGAGGAGAAGATCATGGACCAGTACAAGTTCTACGACCCGTCACCTCCACGCAGGTACCTGAAACGTGTTCCCTAACCACCGTCGTACATCACACAATCACACCGACTGCGCGTTACCGCCATGTCCGACAGCCAAATTCACACGGACTCTTTGAGAGAGAATGGGGCCTCGAGAAGGACAAGTTCAAACGGTCTCTCCCTTCAAACCCTCCAGGCGAGGAAACTGGATCACCCTTAAGATGAGGAAGCTGATGAAGCCTCGCAGCCGAGAGCGAGGGTCCGAGCGCACGCCCGGCTCCCCGCCCCCCACGCGCTCCGCCTCCAGGGAGGGCCCCCCCGGGGGCcccgtcccctcctcctgccggGACGACGGCTCCTTCGTCGGCTCCGGCGGCTCCGCCTCCACCTCGGTGACGGACGCGCTCTCGCCGCGCCGCCGCAGCAGCAGTGAGTATAACCTCTCCGACCACACCAGGCCCAGGTCGGGCCACAATTGGCCGGGCAGAAATCTACGGCAGCTGTGGGCGGAGCTGTTTTCGACAGGGCCGTCCCACCGCCGCCTCCCATTGGACAGGGAGATAGGAGGCTTTTGACATCAGCCATTACGTCATCATTTGAGGACGTTTCAGCACGAACTCTCCTATTTTTATagatgcccctcccccccagagggAAAATAAACATCATAAAAATAAATGATCTTTCAGATAATCGAACGAAATCATTGCTTATCCCTTTCTGTCTTACTGAATAGTCTTCTTCTGcccatacatgcatacatacagtacatgcagtACACATATGTATACAGGATTGGATGACATGGCATGCATAAACCGACCATGTTTGTGAACACCCAAAAACCTGGCATgtctaccctgctctctctcgaaGAAGAAGTGTGCTTTCTTGCATTTCCTGTGTCAGTGTTGTGCGTTCACGTGTGTTCTCTtcattccactctctctctctctctctccctcccttactccaccccttcctccctttctccctccctcgtcccTCGCTCCGATTCCTCCACCTCTGCCTCCCTCGTGTTCACGCGTTGGCAAAGTGTCCGCCCTGAAAATCTTTCCCCTCATGAGGAACAGACTGAAGGACAGGGACAAAGTCAAGTCTGTCTTCCGTTCCTCCATGTGTAAGAAAACGCGACACAGTTGACCAATCGGCGCCTGCCGAACCTCATCTGGGCTgtcgtttgttttgtttttttgtgcttTAACCTCATTAGCGCGCAGTGATTTCTTCCTTTCGTCGTGCCATGGTTGCTATTCACAGACGAGCTCGGCATAGTTTGCAGTGATTTAGACCACAGCTCTTTTAATCACTTTTCGCTAGCGATCTTTCATGGCGGCATTCTTGCATATATCATTATCAGTGCTAAAATGCAGCTACTGTATGAAGGTCAACTGTCATGGCCATTCCCTTCTGACATGAAAATCACACAACCAGACCATCCACCATCCAATGCCCATTATATTATCATCTATACAGAAGCTATGTCTAAATGTCTGTGTCTTCGGAAATATTTGACTGTATCTGCCCTCTGCATAACTATAGACTAACGGCATATGGAGAGCAGTTGGTTTCAAGGTTGCAGCACAGCACAGTCCACTCAGAGGTCAGGGGAATACTGCATTGCAGGAGTGCCTCGGAACTGCACGTGCTTCTGTTTCCCTGGGAGCAGCTAGCCAGGGGAACCAGAGGGGCAAGCCTTACAGATGGATAgagtgtttgtttatttatttaatactgtgTTTGTGTCAATGGGATAGCCTGAAAAgggccaggggtgggggggattgaGGACGTTTTTAAGGAAGCCACTCTGCATACTCAAATTCAACTCATTTCTCACTActtcactcctccctcctcaccccccccccccctcctccaagcCCTTAATGACCTGATGGACACTTCGGCCCTGGCCGTAGACCAATGGGGTGCCAGCTCAGAGcagctggaaggggaggggtcagagggtgaggaggacggGAAGGAGACGTTGACCTCTTCCtcactcacctcctccatcttgtCCATCATCCATCCTCATCACTCCGTCACCACCACACCCTGCCATCTCACCACCAACAACACATCAGCTGTGCCGGAATGTTCTGAGTTCTGGGTGTCAGGTACATACAGTGTTCTGAATACCGTTCCATTGGCTAACCTTTTCATATTCCGTTTCGTCATTGTATTGTTACATTCCGCAGTTATTCCTTTTTATCTGTTGAGTATTTTATTAGATTTTTTTGCAGCAGGGATTGTTTTTTTGAGGCGGGAATGATAACATCTCAGTTGTTCTATTGGTGCGGCTTTTCCCCTTGCTTTTAACCAGAATCATGAAATAGCTACACCTCTGCATTCCTTAACACCCATCTGTCGGGGTGTCaatctctgacctctgaccccattcTGCTCCACAGACAAGGATTCTAACGACAGTGCCGTCCCATCTGGCTTCGATGACAACGATGACTTACAGAACCACGGTGAGCAATTAGACTGAGTGATTATTATGGGGGATTCGCCATGGCGATACAGATGAATAAAGCAGGAGTACGGGAATTAGGATGTAAATCCATCCGTCCAGCATAAACATGGCCTTGATTCAGATTAATCTCTGTTTTTCCAGAGTAGTCACCGGCGATATGAACGGCTTTGCAATGTTGCCACCTGTTGGCAGTGACATGTCATTACACTGGTTTTACAATGGCACAAAGGTTTTCTGTTAAATATGGCATTACAAAATGGCATGTCAAGGATATAATCTCACATGCAGTTGACAGACAATAAAACTCAGTCATGATTGGGATGTTCAATCCCTGAATAAATAACTGAAtagctttttctctttcttgccTCACTCGTCATCCAGGTCTGAAATCAGACACAATTAGGATATTTCAAAATTGGGGATACCAACATAACAACATTTCCCCCTGGTTTCTCCAGGTCTGAATGGCGTGGGGAGTCGTGCCCAGAGCGAGAGCAGCGGCGAGTTCAGCCTCAGCCTGGACAACGAGCCCTGGTCCAACGGCAGCAGCCCCATCCAGCACCCTCCCTCCcgccgctcctcctcctgccagcCCCCCAGCGACGCCTCCACCCCCCGAAACGGCCGCCCCGCGCACAGGGACAAGGCGTCCAAGGGCTCCTCCTTGCCCATGCCCATCCCCACCGCGAGCACGCCTGGCGTGAGCCACTCCGCGCACAAACCGACAGAGGCGGGAAACGGGGACGTGTGGCCGTGCCGGAGGAGCGTCATCCGCCGGGGCTCGGGCGGGAAAATCGCCCGGCGCTCGTCCGCCGTCGAGACGGTCGGCGGGAAACCGGTCAAAGGACCTCCGGGCAAACCGGAGCAGACCCCCCCCCGAGCCTCCGCCTGCTCCGCGATCACGGTCCTCTACGTCCAGGGTAAGTCGTCCTCCACGTCGGGCTGCCTCAACTGCTTCTCCGCCCCGCTGGGGAAAGACGTCCGCCTGAGGGGGCTGCGCCCCCCGTCCACGCTGCCCCGGGCCAGCAGCGTCATCTCCACAGCCGAGGGGTCCTCGCGGCGCTCCAGCGTCAACAGCGACTGCAGGGTGGCGGGGGCCAAGGTCGACCTCGCGATCTCGCCGGCCAACGGTATTCAAGAGATCGAGGATTGCGGCGAGGATTCAGCCAATCGGGACGAGCGACGGCACACGGGTTTGAAAGAGCCCGTGCCGCCAGTCAAGCCTCCCAGAGACCCAGCTGTGGCCGCGGCAGAATCTGAACTCAAGGCTTCCTGTGTGGAGTCTCTGTTTGGCTCCCCCTTCGATTTCACCGCGGTTTTCTCCGACACCATCTTCAGAGAGGCTGCGGCCGCCACTCACGCCGAGAACGAGAAGAACCAGacgttcctttctctgaacccTTCCCTTGTCCGGAACATCAGCTGCCCGCCCCTGAGGCAGGAGTCCACCGACGACACAGCTCAGCCAGAGGACCAGAGCCAAACTGCTCAAAACCAAAATGGCCGCCACGACTGTGAAAACGAGAGGGAGGTTAGCGATGACAAGCATTTTGTTATTGCATGAATACGATCCTGATTTTGAGTTATGCAAATAAAAATACAGTTGCTATGCATCATTTGAATCTACTCTGAGTGAAGGAAAAGCtacatttaaatgttttattttgtttggaGGGAATGGCAGTACTGACTAGGTTCCTTTTAGGAGTAGATGAAAGTAGAACTCCTTTTGCAGTATGTATTCACAACACTGTCTGTCTTTAAGATCCCTCAACTTTTAGATACAGTTTTGTACACATCAAACACTACACCATCCTATTGTTATGGGCTTGAATCACAAGTTTAAATGAAATATACTTGATATGGGTTTACCTTACCTTAATAGTAATACATTGTTAGTAGATCATTCCTCTGTTGCTATTACCTGGCTTAAGCACATTGACAATCCCACTTTGTGTATTTTAAGTTTGtttgccaaaacccttttcagTGTTgtggaaaagtatttttatgtattttacttGTATTTATAAGCTCTTTTTGAGTGCGTCCTCAATACTCAAATGCACTTGTGAGTAACCTGCTCTGTTTTAAtacagttgtttttttgttttgttttttgccaTTGTGTTATTTAGGCCTGGGAAAACTTTATCAAAACTTGCTCATTAAAAACATAGTGTATATGTTGTAAAATAAAACATGTATCTGAATGTGTTATTTCGCTTAAATTGATCAATTTTAAAGTGATTGTCCAGTATAGATTTAAGGAATGAATAATAAATTAGGTAAGTTTATAATGTTAAAACGTTGTAATAATAACGCGATTTTGATTGGACCCGATTTTGTTACATAGCGACCATGTGACAAAACGAGGAAGTTCCATGGGTACGCTTGTGGTGTATATTTTTTTGTCCCGGATGGGTGGAGTGTTCGATTAATAGCCAGCATAGCACTAGAAACTGGAAAACACAACGCATTCGGACTACTTCTGAATATGAAACGTATAACCCCAGTGTTTCAATAGCAAACAACGAACGATTGCTGTTGTTACTGTACGTGCTGTGTAAGATACCTGCAGTTCGGCTGGAGTGGTTGCAACGATTATATCTTTCAGCGCGGCGAGTGTACCCGGGGTTTGACAAGATGCTCAATGCCGCTGCTGCTGAGAGGAACAAGGAGCCCATTTTAGCGGTGCTGCGGGAGTGTGTGGACACGAATAGACCATTGAACGCTCTTGAGATTTCCTCGGGTACTGGTCAACATGTCACTCACTTCGCACAATCCCTACGCAATATTCTATGGCAGCCGTCAGAATTTGATCGGCAGTCCATCGCCAGGTAATTTCAGAATGCATGCACTACCACGTACGTATTTTATATATTCAGATTGGAATTAGACGCTTCTCTCAAATGCACAAGGTTTAGCGACAGAGTTGGCGCGATGACAGAATAACGAATATCAGTAAGATTGCAATTTAATGAAGGGCTATACCCTTTCATTAGATGGAAAACAGTGCAATTGTTTTCTGGTGCACGTACGCATTGAGAACCGTCTCTTTTGTCCCCTGCAGTATAGAAGCGTACAGAGCACACTATAACCTGGACAATGTGAAGCCCGCCATCCACCTCGATGCCTCGCAGCCCAGTGAACACTGGGCTGGGATCCAGCCCGAGTCTCTGGATCTAGTCCTTAACATCAACATGATCCACATATCTCCTATGGCCTGCACAGAGGTGAGAGGGCCCAGTCCTATGAATTGAGACCATCGTTTCCATGCATTTCAGATTATAATTATTTGTGTCGCTTTTGCCGAGTGCTACTAGTCTTCTGTTGATACCCTTGTTACACACAGGGGCTGTTTAAAGGAACGGGCGCCATCCTAAAACCACAAGGGGTCCTGCTGACATATGGGGTGAATATAGCCTAATATTGATGAAGGCGTGCAGTGTTATATTTATGTTACAACACCGTGTGATAATACCCAGCTTGAGGTTGAAACGacgctactgctgtgttcgcaGCCCTATGCGGTGAACGGGCGGATCACCCCTCAGAGCAACATCGACTTTGACTGCAGTCTCAGGCAACGGTGAGGCAGGATTCCATAGGCGGCaaaagtgtgaaagagagagagagacatcttgACTTCAGTTGAGAATAGCTACTTAtatgtttccctccctccttctatttGTCTCTTTATGTTGGTTCAAGGTGCCCTGACTGGGGTCTCAGAGATGTCTCCCTGCTCAGTTCCTTGGCACAGAAGAGTGGCCTGTTCCTGGAGAAAGTGGTAAGGCCTTTCTAAACAAGTGCGGCGCAAGAAAgtgcgaatgtgtgtgttttgtacttCCAAGGTGCCAGATTGTGACCGGTTTCTACCTGTTTAGGTCGACATGCCTGCCAACAACAAGTGTCTTCTGTTCCGGAAGGAAAGCTTGGTGTGAAGAATCTGCTATTATTCCTTCTGTTGATGCCACCTCAATCTGAGATTCTATTCCAGCTAATCACCATGCATTACTATGTCACTTCCTGATCAGG contains:
- the LOC134008450 gene encoding girdin-like isoform X2, with the protein product MESEVFPTYLKQFMLSPLVTWVKTFGPIEGTTQLDYSELLDGVFLNEIMNEINPKSSLECVNKVNMDSVQRIQNLAVLIRQIKMYYLENLRQLIVIPPPNVLLLGKSPHSEQGLEEMKKVLLLLLGCAVQCEKKEEYIERIQTLDFDTKAAIAVHIQEVTHCEDSVLDLHWLESSGLHPDDLETVSRNMALHLRRLVEQRDSQLESIVELMLDRESPPPSPPGAQSPSEGPSVHQQQPGAHQHLAVELADAKAKIRRLRQELEEKSEQVLDGRQELENTEADLKRLQHENASLLADARAARAYRDELDALRERAIRADKLESELGRTREKLHNMEFYKTKVEELKEDNQVLLETKAVLEEQVEGWRTRSDKLHQLEKHSLLLKARVHDMEQEKEVDRRRVEELQEENLALCLAQRRSMEESQHLGWELEQLSKSPDNTESQKSLSEEVSEKTRSRLLKLEKENRSLLRTIEDLKTVCGLRPHHDRNHPAADIYGSTQSTSSFEHPLLARNETRDFAAMDEGDSSLSNTLALQRAHDDDESEAEIARLERESETLEEKMDPRDQEKGQLEEEGDLKDLTPDLEAPEKGSPHCSPCSKNSSPLWGSLANRSPYSSKHTERLQAKCGVLDTENQRLQAALDNTGRKLQRVEAEVQELEAENQALQAGLEELRISSRRLEQLEVESRTLEQEASGLERDKRRLEKDNRRLKQQAEIQDATLDAANVRVASLERDARALGKEAEGLRETSERVKALERDNRELAKQTAIDHRTLATLREELVSEKLKSQQRENELERLAHQLELKVFNLDSPASDEETPESSRFKMLESELESSLKRSLQIKEDKMAALEARLQESSTLNQQLRQELKTVRLNYEALQQRNEEERADAGSAPQRESGRAASEWQRESQEATRELLRVKDRLIEVERNNATLQAERQAQQAQRTQQEAQSEGLQAQILALQRQTASLQENNTALQTHNANLQVEKSTLNSQSASLLAQNAQLQRQQSAAEGEREGAAREREEARGVHEQLLRDHERLAALHERQAQECEALMGKHGGLKHAHRSLELEHRTLQDRYNTLLQQRARLEGLEKALREEQEKMALEKEQHRTTASECRRLRDEKDWLNQTYRQLVKDNEELQADHKNLKTLLNSTKLDQTRLESDFSKLKDQYQQLDITSTKLTNQCELLRQVKGNLEEENRHLLDQIQTLMLQNRTLLEQTMESKDLFHVEQRQYIDKLNELRRQKEKLEEKIMDQYKFYDPSPPRRRGNWITLKMRKLMKPRSRERGSERTPGSPPPTRSASREGPPGGPVPSSCRDDGSFVGSGGSASTSVTDALSPRRRSSNKDSNDSAVPSGFDDNDDLQNHGLNGVGSRAQSESSGEFSLSLDNEPWSNGSSPIQHPPSRRSSSCQPPSDASTPRNGRPAHRDKASKGSSLPMPIPTASTPGVSHSAHKPTEAGNGDVWPCRRSVIRRGSGGKIARRSSAVETVGGKPVKGPPGKPEQTPPRASACSAITVLYVQGKSSSTSGCLNCFSAPLGKDVRLRGLRPPSTLPRASSVISTAEGSSRRSSVNSDCRVAGAKVDLAISPANGIQEIEDCGEDSANRDERRHTGLKEPVPPVKPPRDPAVAAAESELKASCVESLFGSPFDFTAVFSDTIFREAAAATHAENEKNQTFLSLNPSLVRNISCPPLRQESTDDTAQPEDQSQTAQNQNGRHDCENEREVSDDKHFVIA
- the LOC134008450 gene encoding girdin-like isoform X1: MESEVFPTYLKQFMLSPLVTWVKTFGPIEGTTQLDYSELLDGVFLNEIMNEINPKSSLECVNKVNMDSVQRIQNLAVLIRQIKMYYLENLRQLIVIPPPNVLLLGKSPHSEQGLEEMKKVLLLLLGCAVQCEKKEEYIERIQTLDFDTKAAIAVHIQEVTHCEDSVLDLHWLESSGLHPDDLETVSRNMALHLRRLVEQRDSQLESIVELMLDRESPPPSPPGAQSPSEGPSVHQQQPGAHQHLAVELADAKAKIRRLRQELEEKSEQVLDGRQELENTEADLKRLQHENASLLADARAARAYRDELDALRERAIRADKLESELGRTREKLHNMEFYKTKVEELKEDNQVLLETKAVLEEQVEGWRTRSDKLHQLEKHSLLLKARVHDMEQEKEVDRRRVEELQEENLALCLAQRRSMEESQHLGWELEQLSKSPDNTESQKSLSEEVSEKTRSRLLKLEKENRSLLRTIEDLKTVCGLRPHHDRNHPAADIYGSTQSTSSFEHPLLARNETRDFAAMDEGDSSLSNTLALQRAHDDDESEAEIARLERESETLEEKMDPRDQEKGQLEEEGDLKDLTPDLEAPEKGSPHCSPCSKNSSPLWGSLANRSPYSSKHTERLQAKCGVLDTENQRLQAALDNTGRKLQRVEAEVQELEAENQALQAGLEELRISSRRLEQLEVESRTLEQEASGLERDKRRLEKDNRRLKQQAEIQDATLDAANVRVASLERDARALGKEAEGLRETSERVKALERDNRELAKQTAIDHRTLATLREELVSEKLKSQQRENELERLAHQLELKVFNLDSPASDEETPESSRFKMLESELESSLKRSLQIKEDKMAALEARLQESSTLNQQLRQELKTVRLNYEALQQRNEEERADAGSAPQRESGRAASEWQRESQEATRELLRVKDRLIEVERNNATLQAERQAQQAQRTQQEAQSEGLQAQILALQRQTASLQENNTALQTHNANLQVEKSTLNSQSASLLAQNAQLQRQQSAAEGEREGAAREREEARGVHEQLLRDHERLAALHERQAQECEALMGKHGGLKHAHRSLELEHRTLQDRYNTLLQQRARLEGLEKALREEQEKMALEKEQHRTTASECRRLRDEKDWLNQTYRQLVKDNEELQADHKNLKTLLNSTKLDQTRLESDFSKLKDQYQQLDITSTKLTNQCELLRQVKGNLEEENRHLLDQIQTLMLQNRTLLEQTMESKDLFHVEQRQYIDKLNELRRQKEKLEEKIMDQYKFYDPSPPRRRGNWITLKMRKLMKPRSRERGSERTPGSPPPTRSASREGPPGGPVPSSCRDDGSFVGSGGSASTSVTDALSPRRRSSMSALKIFPLMRNRLKDRDKVKSVFRSSMYKDSNDSAVPSGFDDNDDLQNHGLNGVGSRAQSESSGEFSLSLDNEPWSNGSSPIQHPPSRRSSSCQPPSDASTPRNGRPAHRDKASKGSSLPMPIPTASTPGVSHSAHKPTEAGNGDVWPCRRSVIRRGSGGKIARRSSAVETVGGKPVKGPPGKPEQTPPRASACSAITVLYVQGKSSSTSGCLNCFSAPLGKDVRLRGLRPPSTLPRASSVISTAEGSSRRSSVNSDCRVAGAKVDLAISPANGIQEIEDCGEDSANRDERRHTGLKEPVPPVKPPRDPAVAAAESELKASCVESLFGSPFDFTAVFSDTIFREAAAATHAENEKNQTFLSLNPSLVRNISCPPLRQESTDDTAQPEDQSQTAQNQNGRHDCENEREVSDDKHFVIA
- the mettl26 gene encoding methyltransferase-like 26; the protein is MLNAAAAERNKEPILAVLRECVDTNRPLNALEISSGTGQHVTHFAQSLRNILWQPSEFDRQSIASIEAYRAHYNLDNVKPAIHLDASQPSEHWAGIQPESLDLVLNINMIHISPMACTEGLFKGTGAILKPQGVLLTYGPYAVNGRITPQSNIDFDCSLRQRCPDWGLRDVSLLSSLAQKSGLFLEKVVDMPANNKCLLFRKESLV